In Paludibaculum fermentans, the genomic stretch CCGTCGTCATCGTGACTGCCTTCGGCACCATCCAAAATGCGGTCGAAGCCGTGAAGTCCGGCGCGTACGACTATCTGACCAAGCCCATCGACTTCGAGGAGCTCAATCTGCTGGTCCGGCGCGCGCTGGAGCATTCCCGGCTGGTGGAAGAGGTCCGCACGCTGCGTACGAACCTCGACCGCAAGTACGGCTTCGAGAGCATCATCGGCCAGTCGGAGACGCTACTGACCGTTCTCGACATGGCGTCGCGCGCGGCGCAGACCAACTCGACTATCCTGATCCGGGCCGAGACCGGCACCGGCAAGGAGCTGCTCGCCCGCGCCATCCACCAGAACAGCCCGCGCAAGGAGCGTGCCTTTGTCACGATCAATTGCGGCGCCATCCCCCGCGATCTGCTCGAAAGCGAGCTGTTCGGGCACGTGAAGGGTTCGTTCACGGGAGCCGTGTCCCACCAGCAGGGCAAGGTGGAACTGGCCAGCGGCGGCACCCTGTTCCTGGACGAAATCGGCGAACTGCCCATGGAAGTGCAGGCCAAGCTGCTGCGCCTGATCCAGCAGGGTGAAATCGAGAAAGTCGGTGCGGCCGCGGTGAGCCGCGTGGATGTACGTATCATCGCCGCCACCCACCGCAACCTGCAGGCCATGATCGAGGACGCCGCCTTCCGCGAGGATCTGTACTACCGCCTGGCCGTCATCCCCCTGGAGCTGCCTCCGCTGCGTGAGCGCGCCGAGGATATTCCAGAACTGGTCCAGAGCTTCTTTCTGAAATCGAAGGAGAAGGTGGGGCGCCCCGACCTGATCCTGCCCGGCCGCCTGATCCCGTTCTTCCAGAGCTACCGCTGGCCCGGCAACATCCGCGAATTGGAGAATATCGTGGAGCGCATTGTCGTGCTCAGCCGCGGGAATACGATCACCGAGGAAGATCTGCCGGAGATGATCCGCAAAGCCCGCCCGGCCGCGGCCGCGGTGAGCCTCGACCTGCCGGCGCAGGGCCTCAGCCTCGACTCGGTGGAGAAGGAACTGATCGTGAAGGCGCTGGAGATGTCGAACTGGAATCAAACCCATGCCGCGCGCTATCTCGACATCAGCCGCAAGACGCTGATCTACCGCATGGAGAAGCATGGCATCCGACGCAAAGGCTCCGACGCCGGGCCCGCCGAACGAAGCTGACCCGGCCCCTTTTCCGGGCTTCACTGAATTCATTACAGTGAAAGAGATCTCATGATCTCGAAATACCTAATCCTACTCTGCGCGCCTGTCATGCTGGCCGCCGACCTGCCGAAAGTGGACCTCCACATCCACCTCCATGGGGAGGACCACAACACACCCGAGATGAAGCCCGCGGACGCCGCCGCATTGTCCCGCAAAATGGGGGTCCGATTCGGAATCCTGGCCGAAGGAGGCTGCCGCGGCGACATCCACGACAACCAGACGCTGGGCGAGTTCCTGGATGAAGTGCGGGACCAGCCGCTGTGGCGCGGCCTGCAGGTCTACGGCTTCGACTGGGCGAACTGCCTGTCCTCCGACCTGCGCGGACAGCTCGACTACATCGCTGCCGACGCGCTCGTCTTCCCCGACAAAAACGGCAAGAGCATCTGGCTCTGGCTACCCAATATCGAAGTGGGCGACGCCCAGGACTTCATGGACCGGTACGTTGCCTTCAACGAGCGTGTCCTGTCGCAGCCGATCCAGATCTGGGCCAATCCGACCTACGTGCCCGAGAAGCTGAAGGCGCAATACGACGCCCTCTGGACGCCAGCCCGCATGGACCGGCTGATCCAGGCCGCCGTTCGCAATCACGTCGCCATTGAGATCAATGCGCACTTCCAGGTGCCGAGCGCCGCGTTCATCCGCCGTGCGAAAGCCGCCGGAGCCAAGTTCTCCTTCGGCTCCAACAGTCACGTCAAGGGCATGGGCGAGATCGACTACTGCCTGCGCAT encodes the following:
- a CDS encoding sigma-54-dependent transcriptional regulator; amino-acid sequence: MTAQSILLVDDDENLRWVVQTQLEDAGYSVKTAGSAEEALTIVGNQPPALVLTDLRMPGLSGIELLRQLRESHPDLPVVIVTAFGTIQNAVEAVKSGAYDYLTKPIDFEELNLLVRRALEHSRLVEEVRTLRTNLDRKYGFESIIGQSETLLTVLDMASRAAQTNSTILIRAETGTGKELLARAIHQNSPRKERAFVTINCGAIPRDLLESELFGHVKGSFTGAVSHQQGKVELASGGTLFLDEIGELPMEVQAKLLRLIQQGEIEKVGAAAVSRVDVRIIAATHRNLQAMIEDAAFREDLYYRLAVIPLELPPLRERAEDIPELVQSFFLKSKEKVGRPDLILPGRLIPFFQSYRWPGNIRELENIVERIVVLSRGNTITEEDLPEMIRKARPAAAAVSLDLPAQGLSLDSVEKELIVKALEMSNWNQTHAARYLDISRKTLIYRMEKHGIRRKGSDAGPAERS